From one Magnolia sinica isolate HGM2019 chromosome 18, MsV1, whole genome shotgun sequence genomic stretch:
- the LOC131233211 gene encoding tobamovirus multiplication protein 2B isoform X2, whose product MATGAGGGSREGTAKATVSDQISQAVQSTSNLLQLMQRSSPSQALLIKLPKTLLDKASTIKNTGQAIDEMPRVISSVDAYMESGLQSVPHLKTVIQLLSNMESCQLNSASQAHRPPEVAIGSISYSESELTNDNSEPPC is encoded by the exons atggcgaCAGGAGCGGGCGGAGGAAGCAGAGAAGGAACAGCGAAAGCAACGGTTTCCGATCAGATATCACAAGCTGTTCAATCCACTTCCAATCTTCTCCAACTCATGCAACGATCCTCTCCTTctcag gCCCTCCTTATAAAGCTTCCAAAGACCCTTTTGGACAAAGCCTCAACTATCAAGAACACAGGACAG GCGATAGATGAAATGCCTCGCGTAATTTCTTCAGTGGATGCATACATGGAAAGCGGCTTGCAAAG TGTTCCTCATCTAAAGACTGTAATCCAGTTGCTTTCTAACATGGAAAGCTGCCAGCTCAACTCTGCTTCTCAAGCACATCGACCTCCTGAGGTAGCCATTGGATCCATATCCTATTCT
- the LOC131233211 gene encoding tobamovirus multiplication protein 2B isoform X3, whose translation MATGAGGGSREGTAKATVSDQISQAVQSTSNLLQLMQRSSPSQALLIKLPKTLLDKASTIKNTGQAIDEMPRVISSVDAYMESGLQSVPHLKTVIQLLSNMESCQLNSASQAHRPPEESELTNDNSEPPC comes from the exons atggcgaCAGGAGCGGGCGGAGGAAGCAGAGAAGGAACAGCGAAAGCAACGGTTTCCGATCAGATATCACAAGCTGTTCAATCCACTTCCAATCTTCTCCAACTCATGCAACGATCCTCTCCTTctcag gCCCTCCTTATAAAGCTTCCAAAGACCCTTTTGGACAAAGCCTCAACTATCAAGAACACAGGACAG GCGATAGATGAAATGCCTCGCGTAATTTCTTCAGTGGATGCATACATGGAAAGCGGCTTGCAAAG TGTTCCTCATCTAAAGACTGTAATCCAGTTGCTTTCTAACATGGAAAGCTGCCAGCTCAACTCTGCTTCTCAAGCACATCGACCTCCTGAG